Sequence from the Brassica oleracea var. oleracea cultivar TO1000 unplaced genomic scaffold, BOL UnpScaffold01165, whole genome shotgun sequence genome:
AGCCTACTTTTGGCCGCCACAGTCCTTTTCAGCTTCTCAGACTCCGAGAGCGCCTCCTTCAGAGCCGTATCATACTTCTCAATAACAAAGTTCGAGACTCCATCACACTACGAGGCACGAAAGAAAAAACACTCAAGTTAGAGGATCGACGAGAGTACACATGAAAAATTCGAAAGGGACGAAGGAAAATTTTACCAGCAACTTAGTACGAGCGGCATCAACGTACTCGTCCTTAAAGATCAAGTCAGCAACGGGCGGGAGAGGCTTCGGTCCGCATTTGATCTGACTGACCAGTTCCACGCATCTATTTGGAGCATAGATAAGGGGAGTCAGCCCGTCGTACTCGAACGAGATGTGGTCTGGAAACTCGACCCTCGGAGTCGTCCTTACGGCCGGAGCACCACCAGCCGACGTGATGGGAGTCGATGCCCTGGGAATCGATGAAGCAGAATCCCTAGCTACACTTGGGACAGCAGCAGAAAGAACCTGGCGGCTAGTCGTTACCTGCTCACTCGTTCGCCTCTCCTTCTTCTGAAGCTGAACTACGGGCGAAGCATCCCCGGGTTCATCTATTAGAGCCAGATTAGGAGATGGCTCGACAGTCGAGCCAGCTTGAGCAGCGGAACCAGTAACCTCGGTACCTCGGGAGGCAGCGTTCTTTCCCGGAAGAGACTGTCGATTGCTCGACtgcttcttt
This genomic interval carries:
- the LOC106320991 gene encoding uncharacterized protein LOC106320991; translated protein: MCKKESARRYALMVMAAEIDVSLSVRVFEELTSISSLDKGLLSIKMRPSYNVIGGHPNKTFDWQRSYFYVKSDSSAFEDPPDDDYQDWNSSYLPAVNTVKRRISLFTKEEQKRINEARRMKGLSDLSVMMAAQLVEPSGAPDEVAATDIIEATIQRQAPSPDASATASKKKKNRTETAEPSKKKRKKKQSSNRQSLPGKNAASRGTEVTGSAAQAGSTVEPSPNLALIDEPGDASPVVQLQKKERRTSEQVTTSRQVLSAAVPSVARDSASSIPRASTPITSAGGAPAVRTTPRVEFPDHISFEYDGLTPLIYAPNRCVELVSQIKCGPKPLPPVADLIFKDEYVDAARTKLLCDGVSNFVIEKYDTALKEALSESEKLKRTVAAKSRLFRRKRAEW